Proteins from a genomic interval of Scomber japonicus isolate fScoJap1 chromosome 10, fScoJap1.pri, whole genome shotgun sequence:
- the ndufaf6 gene encoding NADH dehydrogenase (ubiquinone) complex I, assembly factor 6 isoform X1: MAAGISVKHGLLSCKSWLYFTVYTKISPGSACVLRRASSASADNEKFCLDLVRSRDYDGFVCSLLLPEEARRSSLALRAFNVELAQVKDSVSQKTIGLMRMQFWKAAIEEIYRDEPPKQPVSYELWRAVRKHYLTKRWLLRMITEREKDMDDRAYRNLQELESYSENTQSSLLYLLLECLGVKNVHADHAASHIGKGHGIVTCLRATLYHSSRRKVYLPMDICMLHGASQEDFIRGSREQSIRDVTYDIASQAHVHLEHARSFSNDVPAAATPAFLQTVVLEDYLQRVRRADFDVFHPSLQKRNPLLPIQLYLRSWKKTY; encoded by the exons ATGGCAGCAGGCATCAGTGTTAAACATGGACTATTGAGCTGTAAAAGCTGGCTTTATTTCACTGTTTACACTAAAATATCACCGGGCAGCGCGTGCGTCCTCAGACGCGCCAGCAGCGCATCAGCTGACAACGAGAAGTTCTGCCTGGATCTGGTCAG GTCCAGAGACTATGACGGCTTTGTGTGCTCCTTACTCCTCCCAGAGGAGGCGCGGCGCTCCTCTCTGGCTCTGAGAGCGTTCAACGTGGAGCTGGCTCAG GTGAAGGACTCAGTTTCCCAGAAGACCATTGGTCTGATGCGGATGCAGTTCTGGAAAGCAGCAATAGAAGAAATCTACAGAGACGAGCCTCCGAAGCAGCCGGTCAGCTACGAGCTGTGGAGg gCGGTGAGGAAACATTACCTGACAAAGAGATGGCTGCTGAGGATGATAACAGAGAGA gagAAGGATATGGATGACAGAGCTTACAGGAACCTGCAGGAGTTGGAGTCATACTCAGAGAACACACAGTCCTCCTTATTATACCTGCTGCTGGAGTGTTTAG GGGTGAAAAACGTCCATGCAGACCACGCAGCCAGCCACATTGGCAAAGGTCACGGCATCGTAACGTGTCTGAGAGCGACTCTGTATCACAGCAGCCGACGGAAAGTCTACCTGCCGATGGACATCTGCATGCTG CACGGAGCTTCTCAGGAGGATTTCATCCGAGGCAGCCGGGAGCAAAGCATCCGAGACGTGACGTATGACATCGCCAGTCAGGCTCACGTTCACCTGGAACAC gcGCGATCGTTTAGCAACGACGTCCCAGCAGCTGCTACTCCGGCTTTCCTCCAGACG GTGGTGCTGGAGGATTATCTACAGAGAGTGAGGAGAGcagattttgatgttttccaCCCGAGTCTGCAGAAGAGAAATCCTCTGCTCCCCATCCAGCTGTACCTCCGCTCCTGGAAGAAGACCTACTga
- the ndufaf6 gene encoding NADH dehydrogenase (ubiquinone) complex I, assembly factor 6 isoform X2 produces MRMQFWKAAIEEIYRDEPPKQPVSYELWRAVRKHYLTKRWLLRMITEREKDMDDRAYRNLQELESYSENTQSSLLYLLLECLGVKNVHADHAASHIGKGHGIVTCLRATLYHSSRRKVYLPMDICMLHGASQEDFIRGSREQSIRDVTYDIASQAHVHLEHARSFSNDVPAAATPAFLQTVVLEDYLQRVRRADFDVFHPSLQKRNPLLPIQLYLRSWKKTY; encoded by the exons ATGCGGATGCAGTTCTGGAAAGCAGCAATAGAAGAAATCTACAGAGACGAGCCTCCGAAGCAGCCGGTCAGCTACGAGCTGTGGAGg gCGGTGAGGAAACATTACCTGACAAAGAGATGGCTGCTGAGGATGATAACAGAGAGA gagAAGGATATGGATGACAGAGCTTACAGGAACCTGCAGGAGTTGGAGTCATACTCAGAGAACACACAGTCCTCCTTATTATACCTGCTGCTGGAGTGTTTAG GGGTGAAAAACGTCCATGCAGACCACGCAGCCAGCCACATTGGCAAAGGTCACGGCATCGTAACGTGTCTGAGAGCGACTCTGTATCACAGCAGCCGACGGAAAGTCTACCTGCCGATGGACATCTGCATGCTG CACGGAGCTTCTCAGGAGGATTTCATCCGAGGCAGCCGGGAGCAAAGCATCCGAGACGTGACGTATGACATCGCCAGTCAGGCTCACGTTCACCTGGAACAC gcGCGATCGTTTAGCAACGACGTCCCAGCAGCTGCTACTCCGGCTTTCCTCCAGACG GTGGTGCTGGAGGATTATCTACAGAGAGTGAGGAGAGcagattttgatgttttccaCCCGAGTCTGCAGAAGAGAAATCCTCTGCTCCCCATCCAGCTGTACCTCCGCTCCTGGAAGAAGACCTACTga